Proteins from one Elgaria multicarinata webbii isolate HBS135686 ecotype San Diego chromosome 3, rElgMul1.1.pri, whole genome shotgun sequence genomic window:
- the LOC134396220 gene encoding zinc finger and SCAN domain-containing protein 31-like produces MAVMQEMVAIGSLLKQGLHPEIKMEASAGPEPGEEREGAVLPQTNVKQEPEEGPSGNWDAQFQEFLRTFQAPRLGGGNSPLPEQRQWNDLKTSQTPSQEASDAHKWPRGLWVPQIQTHLSGAALQEHETHLGVGEKGVEAALAGDVPAMETQRQRFRTLCYEEAGGPQELCGRLQELCHRWLRPETHTKEQMLELVTLEQFLSVLPLDMQTWLRENSPETCAQAVSLAESFLLRQGEANRWERQATGMSEEPPVNPLQASRARLGAGKAQLSAGAEQEGEGDVSLWAGDRWLRESDERKLFLESLQQMEQVNATLKNAGEKDFMCRKEADETPEEEMDLLVLSPGVCKGSSEPTKQDNENEMKYDKCGESCIRSSHLATPKSIDMEEKPYKCWHCGQSFSSSSDLLMHERTHVGEKLYKCSHCGESERIHTGQISHTCSHCGKGIHGGPRRYICSDCGKSYTRRSACFKHQRTHLGEKPYNCSVCGEDFGTYSTLKVHRRIHTGVKAGVQQ; encoded by the exons ATGGCTGTGATGCAAGAGATGGTGGCCATTGGGTCTCTGTTAAAGCAAGGCCTGCATccagaaataaaaatggaggcCTCGGCAGGCCCTGAACCAGGAGAAGAAAGGGAAGGAGCAGTTCTTCCCCAAACGAATGTGAAACAGGAGCCAGAGGAAGGACCATCAGGAAACTGGGATGCCCAGTTCCAAGAGTTTCTGAGGACTTTCCAGGCTCCTCgtttgggagggggaaattcaCCACTGCCTGAGCAGAGGCAGTGGAATGACTTGAAAACATCTCAGACGCCCTCCCAGGAAGCATCGGACGCCCACAAGTGGCCCAGAGGATTGTGGGTTCCCCAAATCCAGACGCATCTCTCTGGGGCAGCCCTACAGGAGCACGAGACCCATCTGGGTGTCGGTGAGAAGGGGGTGGAGGCAGCGCTTGCTGGAGATGTTCCCGCGATGGAGACGCAGCGGCAGCGCTTTCGGACGTTGTGCTACGAGGAGGCTGGCGGGCCTCAGGAGCTTTGCGGGCGGCTGCAGGAACTCTGCCACCGGTGGCTGAGGCCGGAGACACACACCAAGGAGCAGATGCTGGAGCTGGTGACCCTGGAGCAGTTCCTGTCCGTCCTGCCACTGGACATGCAGACCTGGCTCAGAGAAAACAGTCCAGAGACGTGTGCCCAGGCCGTGAGCCTCGCGGAGAGTTTCCTTCTGCGGCAGGGAGAAGCCAACCGTTGGGAACGGCAG GCCACAGGGATGTCGGAAGAGCCGCCTGTGAATCCCCTCCAGGCAAGCCGGGCCAGGCTGGGCGCCGGGAAGGCACAGCTTTCCGCAGGAGCTGAGCAGGAGGGCGAAGGGGACGTGAGCTTGTGGG CTGGTGACAGGTGGCTGAGAGAAAGCGACGAACGGAAACTGTTCCTGGAAAGCCTTCAGCAAATGGAACAAGTGAACGCAACTTTGAAAAACGCCGGGGAGAAAGATTTCATGTGTCGGAAAGAAGCTGATGAGACCCCTGAGGAGGAAATGGATCTATTGGTTCTCTCACCAGGTGTTTGCAAAGGCAGCAGTGAACCCACGAAGCAAGATAAtgagaatgaaatgaaatatgacAAATGTGGGGAGAGCTGTATTCGAAGCTCGCACCTTGCTACTCCCAAGAGCATCGATATGGAGGAGAAACCGTACAAGTGTTGGCACTGCGGCCAGAGTTTCAGCAGCAGTTCTGACCTCCTGATGCACGAGAGGACCCATGTGGGGGAGAAACTCTATAAATGTTCCCACTGTGGAGAAAGCGAGAGAATCCACACCGGGCAGATCTCACATACATGCTCACACTGTGGGAAGGGAATCCACGGAGGACCCAGACGTTACATATGTTCAGACTGCGGGAAAAGCTACACTCGGAGATCGGCCTGCTTTAAACACCAGAGAACCCACTTAGGCGAGAAGCCGTACAACTGCTCCGTGTGTGGGGAAGACTTTGGAACCTACTCGACTCTCAAAGTACACCGGAGAATCCACACTG GTGTCAAGGCTGGAGTGCAACAATAG